Proteins encoded in a region of the Sander lucioperca isolate FBNREF2018 chromosome 18, SLUC_FBN_1.2, whole genome shotgun sequence genome:
- the LOC116042033 gene encoding scavenger receptor cysteine-rich type 1 protein M130-like: MLHLDMYHLLVLLLLCSPGLQAEGEHTSTESVRLVGGESRCAGTLEVKHRREWRPVDGSAWTLKTAAAACRELDCGSAVSVEERKESSDRSVWWIKSDCVLFGSSLRECASSSSSDYSSSILYLNCSDSVRLVNGTSMCSGRLEVKTNQSTQRWSSVCEDVSDQQDAEVVCRELGCGAPLVLQGALYGEVEAPMWTKEFQCGGRESALLDCRSSGSDRNTCSPGKDVGLTCSEPVRLVGGNRRCAGTLEVKYQREWRPVDLYFWPRKEAAAACRELDCGSAVSVEERESSYRSVWWIRSNCVQFGSALRECASSLSSSSILDLTCLGKPYGDIIYDIIYDSNVPRLTHTCSS; encoded by the exons ATGCTCCACCTGGACATGTATCACCtgttggtgctgctgctgctgtgcagcCCAG GACTCCAGGCTGAAGGAGAACACACCTCAACAg AGTCTGTCAGATTGGTGGGAGGAGAGAGTCGCTGTGCAGGAACACTGGAGGTGAAACATCGTAGAGAATGGAGACCAGTTGATGGCTCTGCCTGGACCCTGAAGACAGCAGCTGCTGCCTGCAGAGAGTTGGACTGTGGCTCTGCTGTTTCTgtagaagagagaaaagagtcCTCAGACAGATCTGTGTGGTGGATCAAGTCTGACTGTGTTCTGTTTGGATCTTCTCTGAGGGAGTGtgcatcatcatcgtcatcagaTTACTCTTCCTCCATCCTGTATCTCAACTGTTCAG ACTCTGTCAGGCTGGTGAATGGGACCAGTATGTGCTCAGGCAGACTGGAGGTGAAGACTAACCAGTCTACCCAGCGCTGGTCCTCAGTGTGTGAAGATGTCTCTGACCAGCAGGATGCAGAGGTGGTCTGTAGGGAGCTTGGCTGTGGGGCTCCTTTGGTCCTCCAGGGGGCGCTCTATGGAGAAGTGGAGGCTCCAATGTGGACCAAAGAGTTCCAGTGTGGAGGCCGTGAGTCTGCTCTCCTGGACTGTagaagctcaggctcagatagaAACACCTGCTCACCTGGAAAAGATGTTGgactcacctgctcag AGCCTGTCAGGTTGGTGGGAGGAAACAGGCGCTGTGCAGGAACACTGGAGGTGAAATATCAGAGAGAATGGAGACCAGTGGATCTCTATTTCTGGCCCCGGAAGGAAGCAGCTGCTGCCTGCAGAGAGTTGGACTGTGGCTCTGCTGTTTCTGTAGAAGAGAGAGAGTCCTCATACAGATCTGTGTGGTGGATCAGGTCTAACTGTGTTCAATTTGGATCTGCTCTGAGGGAGTGTGCATCATCATTGTCATCTTCTTCCATCCTGGATCTCACCTGCTTAGGTAAGCCCTACGGTGACATCATCTATGACATCATCTATGACAGTAATGTACCCAGgttgacacacacatgcagcagcTAG